A single region of the Gemmatimonadota bacterium genome encodes:
- a CDS encoding HAMP domain-containing sensor histidine kinase — protein sequence MISFRTVRGRLFWVLVGVALVPVTLVLLAGALILREFVVTTGTAGAWDQVAESGRVLLEQVGEVSAPSPELVAAADVHRDGLTESVRFSRLYSLLGERVLVLLPAFALFVFLLAGIVALASANWLARSFSKPVEELVGWTERLGAGAALPPHPPGAAGEMREFLTLRDALRRTERSLAEARTREAERIRTQSWAEMARRIAHELKNPLTPMALAADTVAASDTPSIATAGEVLREEIHRLDQMARAFAQFGRPVEGPPSRVDLGELLSSIARRLSSEGAPIRLDLPPNPVEVTGHLDALERVARNLVANALEATAGGGGVNGVNAPIEVRLRRAAGGAEIRVLDRGPGVPPEILERIWEPEFTTKRRGTGLGLALVRQAIRAHGGEVFAENREGGGAEFRVWLPLGLSTAPQASTPLPRSASESDSAGTARPASDGGTAVARGEGRG from the coding sequence ATGATCTCCTTCCGGACCGTTCGCGGCCGCCTCTTTTGGGTCCTCGTGGGCGTGGCGCTGGTTCCCGTCACCCTGGTGCTCCTCGCGGGCGCGCTCATCCTCCGCGAATTCGTGGTCACGACCGGAACCGCAGGGGCATGGGATCAGGTCGCCGAGTCGGGGCGGGTCCTCCTCGAACAAGTCGGTGAAGTGTCCGCACCTTCGCCGGAGCTCGTCGCCGCGGCCGATGTCCACCGCGACGGCCTGACCGAATCGGTTCGATTTTCCCGGCTCTATTCGCTTTTGGGCGAGAGGGTTCTCGTGCTCCTCCCCGCCTTCGCCCTCTTCGTCTTTCTCTTGGCGGGCATCGTCGCGCTCGCCTCCGCGAACTGGCTCGCCCGCAGCTTCTCGAAACCAGTCGAAGAGCTCGTCGGCTGGACGGAGCGGCTCGGGGCGGGAGCCGCGCTCCCTCCCCATCCCCCGGGCGCGGCGGGCGAGATGCGCGAGTTTCTCACCCTTCGCGACGCGCTGCGCAGGACGGAGCGGTCCCTCGCCGAAGCCCGGACCCGCGAGGCCGAGAGGATCCGCACGCAGAGCTGGGCTGAGATGGCTCGGCGGATCGCGCACGAGCTCAAAAATCCCCTCACCCCGATGGCGCTCGCCGCGGACACGGTCGCAGCTTCCGACACGCCCAGTATCGCGACGGCGGGCGAAGTCCTCCGCGAGGAGATCCATCGGCTGGACCAGATGGCCCGCGCTTTCGCACAATTTGGCCGCCCGGTGGAGGGGCCTCCCTCGCGCGTGGATCTCGGCGAGCTCCTCTCCTCCATCGCTCGGCGGCTTTCTTCGGAGGGGGCGCCGATCCGACTCGACTTGCCTCCCAATCCCGTGGAGGTCACGGGCCACCTCGACGCCCTCGAGAGGGTGGCGAGAAACCTCGTGGCCAACGCCCTGGAAGCCACCGCCGGGGGGGGCGGGGTGAACGGGGTGAACGCTCCGATCGAGGTGCGCCTCCGGCGGGCCGCCGGAGGCGCCGAGATCCGGGTCCTGGACCGCGGACCCGGCGTACCACCGGAAATCCTCGAACGAATCTGGGAGCCGGAGTTCACCACGAAACGCCGCGGAACGGGACTCGGGCTCGCGCTGGTCCGCCAGGCCATCCGCGCACACGGTGGGGAGGTGTTCGCGGAGAATCGGGAGGGCGGGGGCGCCGAGTTCAGGGTCTGGCTTCCCCTGGGCCTCTCGACCGCTCCCCAGGCCTCGACTCCCCTCCCGCGGTCCGCCTCCGAATCGGACTCCGCGGGCACCGCGAGACCGGCCTCCGATGGCGGCACCGCCGTCGCCCGTGGGGAGGGGCGCGGGTGA
- a CDS encoding ATPase, T2SS/T4P/T4SS family, producing MPELATHSRADPGPRRILGALLLDSGAIRPAELDRALEAQRKTGERLGEAMVRLGCVPEESVARALAGQLGLPFEVGPLTPDAEALRLVRGAFARGRGVLPLRLRGRFLQVAVRDPLDLATLDDLQFQSGRRVEPIVTTPSALSEALTAAFHSPAPIRPTSGGDGEALDPRAEAPPESEEATAPPIVRLVDLLIRRSVEAGASDLHVEQGARDLLVRERIDGVLRRVTAVAPSARAALLSRIKILAGMDISVKRRPQDGGFPLQHEGRTLSVRVSTLPVEAGEKAVLRFLDPRSAPANLEALGFSAEDLGRLRALLRGGRGVVLAAGPTGSGKSSTLFGALGELNRDESNVVTLEDPIEYRVEGVNQVQVNPKSGLTFPAALRAVLRQDPDIIMVGEIRDRETAEIAMSAAITGHLVLSTIHTIDAPSGITRLIQMGVPAHLVAGGLAGIVAQRLVRRCCLACRGRAKGCPACHEGYRGRTGVFQLLTVTETLREMVARGADAGELRRRAEEGGMGTMAEDARRKVTEGVTTPHEVARVLREDPGEALPCMRCGGGLPPDGRGCPFCGFCRIQACACGRSLRKGWRYCPDCLRKVVPAL from the coding sequence GTGCCCGAGCTCGCGACCCACTCCCGCGCAGATCCGGGGCCACGACGCATTCTCGGGGCCCTTCTCCTCGACTCGGGCGCCATCCGCCCGGCCGAGTTGGACCGAGCCCTCGAGGCGCAGCGAAAGACCGGAGAGCGACTGGGCGAGGCGATGGTGCGGTTGGGATGTGTGCCGGAAGAGTCCGTCGCGCGAGCGCTCGCTGGCCAGCTCGGCCTCCCTTTCGAGGTCGGCCCGCTCACTCCGGACGCGGAGGCGCTTCGGCTCGTCCGGGGAGCCTTCGCCCGCGGACGTGGAGTCCTCCCCCTCCGGCTCAGGGGTCGGTTCCTCCAGGTCGCCGTGAGGGATCCACTCGACCTCGCCACGCTCGACGACCTGCAGTTCCAGAGCGGTCGGCGAGTCGAACCGATCGTCACAACCCCATCGGCGCTGAGCGAGGCGCTCACCGCCGCGTTCCACTCCCCCGCGCCGATTCGGCCGACCTCCGGAGGGGACGGCGAAGCTCTCGACCCCCGTGCCGAGGCGCCTCCCGAATCCGAGGAGGCCACGGCGCCGCCCATCGTCCGCCTGGTGGACCTCCTCATCCGCCGATCCGTCGAGGCCGGCGCAAGCGATCTCCACGTCGAGCAGGGAGCCCGCGATCTCCTGGTACGGGAGCGCATCGATGGTGTCTTGCGACGGGTGACGGCCGTCGCGCCTTCGGCTCGGGCCGCGCTCCTTTCGCGCATCAAGATCTTGGCAGGAATGGACATCTCGGTGAAGCGCCGGCCCCAGGACGGCGGATTCCCGCTCCAGCACGAGGGCCGGACATTGAGCGTGCGGGTCTCGACCCTTCCGGTCGAGGCCGGGGAGAAGGCGGTCCTCCGCTTCCTCGATCCTCGCTCCGCTCCCGCAAACCTCGAGGCGCTCGGTTTTTCCGCCGAAGATCTCGGCCGCCTGCGCGCCCTCCTACGGGGAGGGCGGGGTGTGGTCCTCGCCGCGGGACCTACCGGGAGCGGGAAGAGCTCCACGCTCTTCGGGGCACTCGGGGAGCTGAACCGCGACGAGTCGAATGTGGTGACCCTCGAGGACCCCATCGAATATCGGGTCGAGGGAGTGAATCAGGTCCAGGTAAACCCCAAGTCGGGGCTCACTTTTCCCGCGGCGCTGCGCGCCGTCCTGCGGCAGGACCCGGACATCATCATGGTAGGAGAGATTCGGGACCGGGAGACCGCGGAGATCGCGATGTCGGCCGCGATCACCGGCCACCTCGTCCTCTCGACCATTCACACGATCGACGCCCCCTCGGGGATCACCCGCCTCATCCAGATGGGCGTACCGGCGCATCTCGTGGCGGGAGGACTCGCCGGGATCGTCGCGCAGCGCCTCGTGCGCCGGTGTTGTCTCGCGTGCCGAGGTCGAGCGAAGGGATGCCCCGCATGCCACGAGGGATACCGAGGGCGAACGGGGGTCTTTCAACTCCTGACGGTCACGGAAACGCTCCGCGAGATGGTCGCCCGCGGGGCGGATGCAGGGGAGCTCCGCCGCCGGGCCGAGGAGGGGGGGATGGGAACGATGGCGGAGGACGCCCGCCGCAAGGTCACCGAGGGAGTGACGACGCCCCACGAAGTCGCCCGCGTCCTTCGCGAGGACCCGGGCGAGGCTCTTCCGTGCATGAGGTGTGGAGGGGGCCTCCCTCCCGATGGCCGCGGCTGTCCCTTCTGTGGCTTTTGTCGGATCCAGGCCTGTGCCTGCGGCCGGTCGCTTCGGAAGGGGTGGCGTTATTGCCCTGATTGTCTGCGAAAAGTGGTGCCGGCCCTCTGA
- a CDS encoding polymer-forming cytoskeletal protein: protein MSVRRFLLPLLAILAPVSYPLGAQLPEAAAGPPPSSVIQEVIETLNSAEVLRLPGGARIPEGTRVEGSVAVLGGEVELQGEVTGNLLVANGDLRMRTGARVGGDVLVVGGALQMDPGATITGVSRIFAYPFRYRTRAGVVEAIPDGDFAPGFLASDLGFGQARVTIRAGPTYNRVEGLPVRIGPVIQTVGSNPLSMEALAIWRSVSGLNLESDRLGYAFLLDQGLGGRGTASIGATAFREVAAIENRGMGDLESSLSTFFLRRDLRDFYEREGWTAFLDLRPARIPLNLTVAYREEENRTPAVHDPWTLRSSDHAWRPLSLAGEGTVRSVEADLHWDQTDNALDPSDGWSLDLRFSRQVGGALRLPQFSLDPSALEGDSGDWGPELPTFTRGAFDLRRYARVSPTSRLNLRVAGAGTLTSSPLPPQLQSALGGEGTLPGHPRFSVSCGARSTVYQASTGADEAAEQIQPVFPLYGCDRTLLFQAEFQGFLPISWNPVPDEWEDAELSSLFELRPAWEIFFNAGRGWVRGDLAEEVARNDSPTRADVGAGIFFGPFGLYWSYPLNRRDQELNFFVRLQRRF, encoded by the coding sequence GTGTCCGTCCGAAGATTCCTCCTCCCCCTTCTCGCGATCCTCGCGCCGGTCTCCTATCCCCTCGGGGCACAACTCCCGGAGGCTGCTGCCGGCCCCCCCCCTTCCTCGGTGATCCAGGAGGTCATCGAAACTCTTAATTCGGCAGAGGTCCTCCGGCTCCCCGGCGGTGCCCGGATTCCGGAGGGAACGCGTGTCGAGGGGTCGGTCGCCGTCCTCGGGGGCGAGGTGGAGCTCCAGGGCGAGGTCACGGGCAATCTCCTCGTCGCCAATGGCGACCTTCGGATGCGCACGGGCGCCCGTGTCGGAGGAGACGTGCTCGTGGTCGGCGGCGCCCTCCAAATGGACCCGGGCGCGACAATCACGGGAGTCTCGCGCATCTTCGCCTATCCCTTCCGGTATCGAACCCGCGCCGGCGTCGTCGAGGCGATCCCCGACGGGGACTTCGCACCGGGCTTTCTCGCGTCGGACCTGGGATTCGGACAGGCTCGCGTGACGATTCGCGCGGGACCAACTTACAACCGGGTCGAGGGGCTTCCGGTCCGGATCGGCCCCGTCATCCAGACGGTGGGGTCGAATCCCCTCTCCATGGAGGCACTCGCGATCTGGCGCTCCGTATCGGGGTTGAACCTTGAGTCGGACCGCCTGGGCTACGCGTTCCTCCTGGACCAGGGACTCGGTGGCAGGGGAACGGCCTCGATCGGGGCCACCGCGTTCCGTGAGGTCGCGGCGATCGAGAACCGCGGGATGGGAGACCTCGAAAGTTCTCTTTCGACATTCTTCCTGCGTCGCGACCTCCGCGACTTTTACGAGCGTGAAGGGTGGACCGCCTTTCTCGACCTGCGGCCGGCGCGCATCCCACTCAACCTCACGGTCGCCTATCGCGAGGAGGAGAACAGGACCCCCGCGGTGCATGACCCCTGGACGCTGCGCAGCTCGGATCACGCGTGGCGCCCCCTCTCGCTCGCGGGCGAAGGAACCGTCCGAAGTGTCGAGGCCGACCTCCATTGGGACCAGACCGACAACGCGCTAGACCCGTCCGACGGGTGGTCGCTCGACCTCCGATTCTCGCGGCAGGTCGGTGGGGCCCTTAGGCTTCCCCAATTCTCCCTCGATCCTTCTGCACTCGAAGGAGATTCCGGAGACTGGGGCCCCGAGCTGCCGACCTTTACTCGGGGGGCCTTCGACCTCCGCAGGTATGCCCGCGTCTCGCCGACCTCTCGCCTCAACCTCCGAGTCGCGGGCGCGGGGACGCTCACCTCGTCCCCCCTCCCTCCGCAGCTCCAGTCGGCGCTCGGGGGAGAAGGCACCCTCCCCGGCCACCCGCGATTCTCCGTGTCGTGTGGAGCCCGCTCGACCGTTTATCAGGCAAGCACGGGCGCCGATGAGGCGGCAGAGCAGATCCAGCCAGTATTTCCCCTTTACGGCTGCGACCGCACCCTCCTCTTCCAGGCGGAGTTCCAGGGATTCCTCCCGATTTCCTGGAATCCGGTTCCGGACGAATGGGAGGATGCGGAACTCTCCTCGCTCTTCGAGCTGCGGCCGGCCTGGGAAATCTTCTTCAACGCGGGCCGGGGTTGGGTCCGCGGGGACCTCGCCGAGGAGGTGGCCCGGAACGACAGCCCGACCCGCGCCGATGTCGGCGCGGGCATCTTTTTTGGGCCCTTCGGGCTCTATTGGTCCTATCCGCTCAATCGGCGCGATCAGGAGCTGAACTTCTTCGTTCGGCTCCAGCGCCGCTTCTGA
- a CDS encoding sigma-54 dependent transcriptional regulator, protein MRILIVDDEANLRRMLRALLEQEGHVILEAESAEAALARLEDHRPDTILLDLVLPGATGLETLPGLRKALPDVPVIMMSGEATLSDAARATREGAFHFLEKPLSAEAVLATVRAAIEVARARGLARALQEELDPGALLVGESRAIEEVRAAIRKVGPTEARVLIFGESGTGKELAATAIHALSSRRDRPFVRVNSAAIPRELVESEMFGHERGAFTGATERARGRFELAHTGTLFLDEVGDLGEEAQAKLLRALESGTIQRIGSGDPVTVDVRVLAATNHDLHAKVRGGRFREDLLFRLEVVPLHIPPLRDRLDDLQPLVEHICERLRRRQGLQVPPITDAGIAALHRHGWPGNVRELINFLERLAILHPGRPAGEETVRSNLNPLGGAPRRAPDPSESEGIPLAERLDAFERELITDALGTAQGNVAEAARRLRTDRANLYRRMRRLGLRQDD, encoded by the coding sequence GTGAGGATCCTCATCGTGGACGACGAAGCGAACCTTCGGCGCATGCTTCGCGCGCTGTTGGAGCAGGAAGGGCACGTCATTCTCGAGGCGGAGAGCGCCGAGGCTGCCCTCGCCCGCCTGGAAGATCACCGCCCGGACACGATCCTTCTCGACCTCGTCCTTCCGGGGGCTACGGGGCTCGAGACTCTTCCGGGGCTGAGGAAAGCGCTTCCAGACGTCCCCGTGATCATGATGAGCGGGGAGGCAACGCTCTCGGACGCGGCCCGCGCAACCCGCGAAGGCGCCTTCCACTTCCTCGAGAAGCCGCTCTCCGCCGAGGCGGTCCTCGCCACGGTGCGGGCCGCGATCGAAGTCGCGCGGGCCCGTGGGCTGGCACGCGCGCTCCAGGAAGAACTCGACCCCGGGGCGCTCCTCGTCGGGGAGAGTAGGGCCATCGAAGAAGTTCGGGCCGCGATCCGGAAGGTCGGGCCCACGGAGGCGCGGGTCTTGATCTTCGGTGAAAGCGGCACCGGAAAGGAGCTCGCGGCCACCGCGATCCATGCACTCTCTTCTCGGCGCGACCGACCCTTCGTGCGCGTGAACAGCGCAGCCATCCCCCGTGAGCTCGTCGAAAGCGAGATGTTCGGGCACGAGCGCGGAGCATTCACGGGAGCCACCGAGCGGGCGCGGGGGCGCTTCGAGCTTGCTCACACGGGGACCCTCTTTCTCGACGAGGTCGGAGACCTGGGCGAAGAAGCGCAGGCGAAACTCCTCCGTGCCCTCGAAAGTGGAACCATCCAGCGAATCGGGAGCGGTGACCCCGTCACGGTGGACGTCCGCGTGCTCGCGGCGACGAACCACGATCTCCATGCCAAAGTTCGAGGTGGGCGATTTCGGGAAGATCTCCTCTTCCGGCTCGAGGTCGTCCCGCTTCACATCCCTCCGCTGCGCGACCGGCTCGACGACCTACAGCCCCTGGTGGAGCACATTTGCGAGCGTCTGCGGAGGCGGCAGGGCCTTCAGGTGCCGCCGATTACCGACGCGGGGATCGCGGCGCTCCATCGGCACGGCTGGCCCGGAAACGTTCGCGAGCTCATCAACTTTCTCGAGCGCCTCGCGATCCTGCACCCCGGCAGACCGGCCGGAGAGGAGACCGTGCGCTCGAATCTCAACCCCCTGGGCGGCGCTCCGCGGCGGGCACCCGATCCTTCCGAGAGCGAGGGAATCCCTCTGGCCGAGCGCCTCGACGCCTTCGAGCGGGAGTTGATCACGGATGCCCTGGGGACCGCTCAGGGAAATGTGGCCGAGGCGGCTCGAAGGCTTCGGACCGACCGGGCCAATCTCTACCGCCGAATGCGCCGGCTCGGTCTCCGGCAGGACGACTGA
- a CDS encoding M20 family metallopeptidase, whose translation MSTPGDHTLVRLRDLARAKEEAWVSLVEELVGIESPSSVPAAQARVQEVMARNLEGLGYQIRRIGGKATGDVLLALPRKDVRRSPQLLLGHTDTVWPVGTLGVMPVRREGDRLFGPGVFDMKAGLAQIVLALQLLLEVGLSPEVPPVVLLNSDEELGSPESTPSIRRWAAKSCRVFVLEPALGAEGRLKTSRKASGTFRLRVIGRSAHAGLDPDRGASAIEELAGDILALCGLSDPPRGIRVNVGKIRGGETSNTVAAEAEAEVDVRVTHREDAARIEAAIRGLEPRLEGCRLEVHGGFVRPPFERTAGTAALWEEARGLALRMGIELREGMAGGSSDGNTTAPIAPTLDGLGAVGDGAHAAHEHVEVGRSLDRGALLAALLLAPAPMRPHR comes from the coding sequence GTGTCTACGCCCGGTGATCACACCCTCGTAAGGCTCCGGGATCTCGCACGGGCGAAGGAGGAGGCGTGGGTCTCGCTCGTGGAGGAGCTCGTCGGGATCGAGTCTCCCTCTTCGGTTCCCGCCGCCCAAGCCCGCGTGCAAGAGGTGATGGCTCGGAACCTCGAGGGGCTGGGTTACCAAATCCGCCGGATTGGCGGGAAGGCCACCGGCGACGTCCTGCTCGCCCTTCCCCGCAAGGATGTCCGCCGGAGTCCGCAGCTCCTCCTCGGACACACGGACACGGTCTGGCCAGTGGGGACCCTGGGAGTGATGCCCGTTCGCCGCGAGGGGGACCGGCTTTTTGGTCCCGGAGTCTTCGACATGAAGGCCGGACTCGCGCAGATTGTCCTCGCTCTCCAGCTTCTTCTCGAAGTAGGGCTGTCACCCGAGGTGCCGCCGGTGGTCCTCCTCAATTCCGACGAGGAGCTCGGAAGCCCGGAATCCACTCCATCCATCCGGCGTTGGGCCGCGAAGTCCTGCAGAGTCTTCGTGCTCGAGCCGGCGCTCGGTGCGGAGGGAAGGCTCAAGACCTCGCGGAAGGCGTCCGGGACCTTTCGCCTGCGGGTGATCGGGAGAAGCGCGCACGCCGGCCTCGATCCCGATCGTGGGGCGAGCGCGATCGAGGAGCTGGCCGGCGACATCCTCGCGCTTTGCGGGCTTTCCGATCCTCCGCGGGGGATCCGGGTGAACGTAGGGAAGATCCGTGGCGGCGAGACTTCCAACACGGTGGCCGCGGAGGCGGAGGCGGAGGTGGATGTCCGCGTGACGCATCGCGAGGACGCCGCCCGGATCGAGGCCGCGATCCGGGGATTGGAGCCCCGCCTGGAGGGGTGCCGGCTCGAAGTCCATGGGGGATTCGTTCGGCCGCCATTCGAGCGGACCGCCGGCACGGCCGCCCTCTGGGAGGAGGCGAGGGGATTGGCCCTACGGATGGGGATCGAGTTGCGGGAGGGGATGGCAGGGGGAAGCTCCGACGGGAACACGACCGCCCCGATCGCCCCGACCCTGGACGGCCTTGGTGCGGTCGGAGACGGCGCACATGCCGCGCACGAGCATGTGGAAGTCGGACGGTCCCTCGATCGCGGCGCCCTCCTCGCGGCTCTCCTGCTCGCGCCCGCCCCGATGAGGCCGCATCGTTAG
- the menC gene encoding o-succinylbenzoate synthase, translating into MRVTGAELLEVRLTLMEPFASSAGPRSERRILLLRVRGEEGLEGWGECVAGETPAYSPETTETAWLVLTEFILPSVVGREILGPEEILAPVSWVQGHSMAKAAVEMAYWDLQGQESGVPLWELLGGSGDAVPVACAVGLQPSREALLERIEAALERGYSAVKLKIEPGREAEIAGAARDRFPDASLAVDANGAYAGRDGSRLEALDRLGLLWIEQPLGRMDFLGHARLQKKLRTPICLDESIGSPEELRLALELGSCGAVSVKPGLLGGHRVARELHDICRDRGIPVRCGGMLESGIGRAHNLALTTLPGFTLPGDISESRRYWIRDIVTPEFELRDGRMRPPSAAGIGVAPDLAYIREHAVRRAEFGVNE; encoded by the coding sequence GTGAGAGTCACGGGCGCCGAGTTACTCGAAGTCCGACTGACACTTATGGAGCCGTTCGCCTCGAGCGCGGGCCCCCGGTCGGAACGGCGGATCCTCCTCCTGCGAGTGCGGGGAGAGGAGGGGTTGGAGGGGTGGGGGGAGTGTGTGGCGGGCGAGACGCCGGCCTATTCTCCCGAGACTACGGAGACCGCCTGGCTCGTCCTCACCGAGTTCATCCTCCCTTCGGTGGTGGGGCGAGAAATCTTGGGGCCCGAGGAAATCCTGGCGCCCGTGTCGTGGGTCCAGGGACATTCCATGGCGAAGGCGGCCGTCGAGATGGCTTACTGGGACCTTCAGGGGCAGGAGAGCGGGGTCCCCCTCTGGGAGCTCCTCGGGGGTTCGGGCGACGCGGTTCCGGTCGCCTGCGCGGTGGGGCTCCAGCCGAGCCGCGAAGCGCTCCTCGAGCGGATTGAGGCGGCGCTCGAACGTGGTTATTCCGCGGTGAAGCTGAAGATCGAGCCCGGCCGGGAGGCGGAAATCGCCGGCGCCGCCAGAGACCGATTCCCCGACGCTTCGCTCGCCGTGGACGCGAACGGGGCATACGCGGGGCGGGACGGGAGCCGGCTGGAGGCCCTGGACCGGCTCGGGCTTCTCTGGATCGAGCAACCCCTCGGCCGTATGGACTTCTTGGGGCACGCCCGACTCCAGAAGAAGCTTCGCACGCCGATCTGCTTGGACGAATCGATCGGATCTCCCGAGGAACTCCGCCTCGCCCTCGAGCTGGGCTCCTGTGGAGCAGTCAGCGTCAAACCGGGGTTGTTGGGGGGCCACCGCGTGGCGCGGGAGTTGCACGACATCTGCCGTGACAGAGGGATCCCGGTCCGGTGCGGGGGAATGCTGGAGTCGGGGATTGGCCGTGCACACAACCTCGCCCTCACGACCCTCCCGGGGTTCACGCTTCCGGGGGACATCTCGGAGTCGCGGCGGTACTGGATTCGGGACATCGTGACACCGGAATTCGAGCTCCGGGACGGAAGGATGAGGCCCCCCTCCGCGGCCGGGATCGGGGTGGCGCCAGACCTCGCCTACATCCGGGAACACGCCGTCCGGCGCGCAGAATTCGGGGTGAACGAATGA
- a CDS encoding D-aminoacylase, with product MLLVLYTILGAVGAAAQVASAEDPWDVLLVGGRLVDGTGNPWRFADVALRGDRIAAIAPPGLLSRENAREVVDVRGLVVAPGFIDLNGQSDERYLEDGSALSKTFQGVTTEIMGESNTPAPVNGRTLGWVNPADPVAVRRSSEWRRFGAWLEEMEAGAVAVNVGSFLGGTTVRRYAMGAALGAPSTAELDTMRAVTARAMEDGAFGVATALIYPPGAYAGTEELVEIARVVAQYGGVYITHLRSESNRILQAIDEAADIGERAGVPVEIYHLKAAGVENWGLTEEIVARIESARARGVDVGAAMYPYTAASTSLTACFPPWSQADDRLFPNLRDPDARARMREEMLGPPSDWENWCRLATPEGSIVSTVSRPEHLPLIGRTLEEVALTLGSADWVEAAMDLVLRDGSNVGMIYFAMSEDAVRRNLTLPWIKFGTDGAGWNPTGGGGQPHPRAYGTYPRILGHYVRDEGVLRLEDAIRKASSAVADRIGLRERGTVRPGYFADLVVLDLGAVEERATYERPHQLAEGVVHLFVNGRAVIRDGVATEARPGRFLRGPGATSLTPPN from the coding sequence ATGCTTTTGGTTCTGTATACTATCTTGGGGGCCGTAGGGGCGGCCGCGCAGGTGGCTTCCGCCGAGGATCCCTGGGACGTCCTCCTCGTCGGCGGCCGCCTCGTGGACGGGACGGGGAACCCCTGGCGATTCGCGGACGTGGCGCTCCGGGGGGACCGCATCGCGGCCATTGCGCCCCCCGGGCTCCTGTCGCGGGAAAACGCCCGGGAGGTCGTGGACGTCCGTGGCCTCGTCGTGGCCCCGGGGTTCATAGACCTGAACGGTCAGTCGGACGAGCGGTACCTCGAGGATGGGTCCGCCCTCTCGAAAACCTTCCAGGGTGTCACGACGGAGATCATGGGGGAGTCCAACACCCCGGCCCCCGTCAACGGACGAACCCTCGGCTGGGTGAACCCGGCCGATCCCGTCGCCGTCCGGCGCTCCAGCGAGTGGAGGCGCTTCGGCGCCTGGCTGGAAGAGATGGAGGCGGGCGCGGTCGCGGTGAACGTGGGGTCGTTCTTGGGGGGGACGACCGTCCGGCGTTACGCCATGGGCGCGGCGCTCGGAGCCCCGAGCACGGCCGAACTGGACACGATGCGGGCGGTCACGGCGCGGGCGATGGAGGACGGCGCATTCGGGGTAGCCACTGCCCTGATTTACCCGCCGGGCGCCTACGCCGGCACTGAGGAGCTGGTCGAAATCGCTCGGGTCGTCGCGCAGTACGGGGGGGTCTACATCACCCACCTTCGGAGCGAGTCCAACCGGATCCTCCAGGCGATCGACGAGGCCGCCGACATTGGCGAGCGGGCGGGAGTTCCCGTCGAGATCTACCACCTGAAGGCGGCCGGAGTCGAGAACTGGGGCCTCACGGAGGAGATCGTCGCGCGCATCGAAAGCGCCCGCGCTCGGGGAGTGGACGTGGGAGCGGCGATGTACCCGTACACGGCGGCCTCCACCAGCCTCACCGCCTGCTTCCCTCCCTGGAGTCAGGCTGATGACCGCCTCTTCCCGAACCTCCGGGACCCGGACGCGCGGGCGCGGATGCGCGAGGAGATGCTGGGGCCACCCTCTGACTGGGAAAACTGGTGCCGGCTCGCCACGCCGGAGGGGAGCATCGTCTCGACCGTGTCGCGGCCGGAGCACCTTCCCCTCATCGGCCGGACCCTGGAGGAAGTGGCGCTCACTCTGGGGTCGGCGGACTGGGTGGAAGCGGCGATGGACCTCGTTCTCCGGGACGGCTCCAATGTCGGGATGATCTACTTCGCGATGTCGGAGGACGCCGTTCGGCGGAATCTCACCCTACCCTGGATCAAGTTCGGGACCGACGGCGCCGGCTGGAATCCAACGGGGGGAGGAGGGCAGCCGCACCCCCGCGCCTACGGCACCTATCCCCGCATCCTCGGCCACTATGTGCGCGACGAGGGCGTCCTCCGCCTCGAGGACGCGATCCGTAAGGCGTCGTCCGCGGTGGCGGACCGGATCGGGCTCCGCGAGCGGGGCACCGTGCGTCCCGGATACTTCGCGGATCTCGTCGTCCTGGACCTCGGCGCGGTGGAGGAGCGGGCGACCTACGAGCGTCCGCACCAACTCGCCGAGGGAGTCGTGCACCTCTTCGTGAATGGCCGGGCGGTCATTCGTGACGGCGTGGCCACCGAAGCCCGTCCCGGCCGTTTCCTCCGGGGACCCGGGGCGACTTCGCTCACCCCTCCCAACTGA